The Polyodon spathula isolate WHYD16114869_AA chromosome 3, ASM1765450v1, whole genome shotgun sequence genome has a segment encoding these proteins:
- the tmem108 gene encoding transmembrane protein 108 isoform X2, with protein sequence MKKSSQVLYRQLLNVLLILALTEELISAVQELYQGPIKDPSVTTAMLNRSRAHSSSIPGSSVWQQNSSTEENIQGYYATELSDSGAIEPTLTTNLVGNKLTTDPLQGISSTREDVHESHYTSTSNAEHLKEKMPKLDIQGPTGSPQPYVTTELQPSSSIRMLVSHSLASPDRSGIHAVALRELPQIFNVSIANGLTSAGQDGSSEVIPLVLLETVSVPFDSPSDNDVLTLSSSLTDQLSGKSLIFATPTWNEPPSSQWPQSPSKEQANISLTTLESDTQANTTFNGSIMSTDLDDMVSLNGTFASTTESASTATGNFLNRQVPAVTKGPGLPGNLSHVTEVDKPHQRASICLSKVDIVWIILAISVPVSSCFLLTVCCMRRKKKTSNPENNLSYWNNAITMDYFNRHAVELPREITSLETAEDQEPCSPPNGDYTESGMVLVNPFCQDTLFTNTEQVSEI encoded by the exons ATGTGCTACTGATCCTGGCACTGACAGAAGAGCTGATATCTGCTGTACAGGAACTGTATCAGGGACCTATCAAAGACCCGTCTGTCACTACGGCAATGTTGAACAGGTCTAGAGCTCATTCCTCCAGCATACCAGGCAGTTCAGTCTGGCAACAAAACTCTAGCACAGAAGAAAATATTCAGGGATACTATGCCACTGAACTGTCAGACTCTGGCGCCATTGAACCCACCCTAACTACCAACCTTGTGGGAAACAAATTGACAACAGACCCTCTCCAGGGTATTTCTAGCACAAGAGAGGATGTCCATGAGTCCCACTACACCAGTACTTCAAATGCAGAACATTTAAAAGAGAAGATGCCCAAGTTGGATATACAGGGACCCACTGGATCCCCACAGCCTTACGTTACCACTGAATTGCAGCCTTCATCTTCAATAAGAATGCTTGTCAGTCATTCTTTGGCTAGTCCAGACCGTTCTGGCATCCATGCCGTTGCTTTGCGGGAATTACCACAAATCTTTAACGTTTCAATTGCCAATGGCCTTACAAGTGCAGGGCAAGATGGAAGCTCAGAGGTCATCCCATTGGTTCTGCTTGAGACAGTATCAGTGCCTTTTGATTCTCCCTCTGACAATGATGTCTTAACTTTAAGCAGCTCTTTGACTGATCAGCTGTCAGGTAAATCCTTAATATTTGCAACTCCCACATGGAATGAGCCCCCATCCTCACAATGGCCTCAGAGTCCCTCTAAAGAACAGGCTAATATTTCATTAACTACATTGGAGAGTGATACACAGGCAAACACAACTTTCAATGGCAGTATAATGAGCACTGATTTGGATGACATGGTGTCATTGAATGGGACCTTTGCCTCCACTACGGAATCTGCTTCCACGGCAACAGGGAACTTCCTGAATAGACAGGTGCCTGCGGTGACCAAGGGGCCTGGACTTCCTGGTAACCTCTCCCATGTGACTGAAGTGGACAAGCCTCATCAGAGAGCCAGCATCTGTCTCAGCAAAGTGGACATTGTTTGGATTATTTTGGCCATCAGTGTCCCCGTTTCATCCTGTT TCTTATTAACAGTGTGCTGCatgaggaggaagaagaagaccTCAAACCCAGAAAACAACCTGAGCTACTGGAACAATGCAATCACGATGGATTACTTCAACAGACATGCCGTCGAGCTGCCCAGAGAAATCACATCTCTAGAAACTGCAGAG GACCAGGAGCCTTGCTCCCCTCCGAATGGTGACTACACAGAGAGTGGGATGGTCCTTGTCAACCCTTTCTGTCAGGATACCCTTTTTACCAACACTGAACAAGTATCTGAAATATAG
- the tmem108 gene encoding transmembrane protein 108 isoform X1: MKKSSQVLYRQLLNVLLILALTEELISAVQELYQGPIKDPSVTTAMLNRSRAHSSSIPGSSVWQQNSSTEENIQGYYATELSDSGAIEPTLTTNLVGNKLTTDPLQGISSTREDVHESHYTSTSNAEHLKEKMPKLDIQGPTGSPQPYVTTELQPSSSIRMLVSHSLASPDRSGIHAVALRELPQIFNVSIANGLTSAGQDGSSEVIPLVLLETVSVPFDSPSDNDVLTLSSSLTDQLSGKSLIFATPTWNEPPSSQWPQSPSKEQANISLTTLESDTQANTTFNGSIMSTDLDDMVSLNGTFASTTESASTATGNFLNRQVPAVTKGPGLPGNLSHVTEVDKPHQRASICLSKVDIVWIILAISVPVSSCSVLLTVCCMRRKKKTSNPENNLSYWNNAITMDYFNRHAVELPREITSLETAEDQEPCSPPNGDYTESGMVLVNPFCQDTLFTNTEQVSEI; the protein is encoded by the exons ATGTGCTACTGATCCTGGCACTGACAGAAGAGCTGATATCTGCTGTACAGGAACTGTATCAGGGACCTATCAAAGACCCGTCTGTCACTACGGCAATGTTGAACAGGTCTAGAGCTCATTCCTCCAGCATACCAGGCAGTTCAGTCTGGCAACAAAACTCTAGCACAGAAGAAAATATTCAGGGATACTATGCCACTGAACTGTCAGACTCTGGCGCCATTGAACCCACCCTAACTACCAACCTTGTGGGAAACAAATTGACAACAGACCCTCTCCAGGGTATTTCTAGCACAAGAGAGGATGTCCATGAGTCCCACTACACCAGTACTTCAAATGCAGAACATTTAAAAGAGAAGATGCCCAAGTTGGATATACAGGGACCCACTGGATCCCCACAGCCTTACGTTACCACTGAATTGCAGCCTTCATCTTCAATAAGAATGCTTGTCAGTCATTCTTTGGCTAGTCCAGACCGTTCTGGCATCCATGCCGTTGCTTTGCGGGAATTACCACAAATCTTTAACGTTTCAATTGCCAATGGCCTTACAAGTGCAGGGCAAGATGGAAGCTCAGAGGTCATCCCATTGGTTCTGCTTGAGACAGTATCAGTGCCTTTTGATTCTCCCTCTGACAATGATGTCTTAACTTTAAGCAGCTCTTTGACTGATCAGCTGTCAGGTAAATCCTTAATATTTGCAACTCCCACATGGAATGAGCCCCCATCCTCACAATGGCCTCAGAGTCCCTCTAAAGAACAGGCTAATATTTCATTAACTACATTGGAGAGTGATACACAGGCAAACACAACTTTCAATGGCAGTATAATGAGCACTGATTTGGATGACATGGTGTCATTGAATGGGACCTTTGCCTCCACTACGGAATCTGCTTCCACGGCAACAGGGAACTTCCTGAATAGACAGGTGCCTGCGGTGACCAAGGGGCCTGGACTTCCTGGTAACCTCTCCCATGTGACTGAAGTGGACAAGCCTCATCAGAGAGCCAGCATCTGTCTCAGCAAAGTGGACATTGTTTGGATTATTTTGGCCATCAGTGTCCCCGTTTCATCCTGTT CAGTCTTATTAACAGTGTGCTGCatgaggaggaagaagaagaccTCAAACCCAGAAAACAACCTGAGCTACTGGAACAATGCAATCACGATGGATTACTTCAACAGACATGCCGTCGAGCTGCCCAGAGAAATCACATCTCTAGAAACTGCAGAG GACCAGGAGCCTTGCTCCCCTCCGAATGGTGACTACACAGAGAGTGGGATGGTCCTTGTCAACCCTTTCTGTCAGGATACCCTTTTTACCAACACTGAACAAGTATCTGAAATATAG
- the tmem108 gene encoding transmembrane protein 108 isoform X3 — protein MKKSSQVLYRQLLNVLLILALTEELISAVQELYQGPIKDPSVTTAMLNRSRAHSSSIPGSSVWQQNSSTEENIQGYYATELSDSGAIEPTLTTNLVGNKLTTDPLQGISSTREDVHESHYTSTSNAEHLKEKMPKLDIQGPTGSPQPYVTTELQPSSSIRMLVSHSLASPDRSGIHAVALRELPQIFNVSIANGLTSAGQDGSSEVIPLVLLETVSVPFDSPSDNDVLTLSSSLTDQLSGKSLIFATPTWNEPPSSQWPQSPSKEQANISLTTLESDTQANTTFNGSIMSTDLDDMVSLNGTFASTTESASTATGNFLNRQVPAVTKGPGLPGNLSHVTEVDKPHQRASICLSKVDIVWIILAISVPVSSCSVLLTVCCMRRKKKTSNPENNLSYWNNAITMDYFNRHAVELPREITSLETAEEPETEVVSAMGYYI, from the exons ATGTGCTACTGATCCTGGCACTGACAGAAGAGCTGATATCTGCTGTACAGGAACTGTATCAGGGACCTATCAAAGACCCGTCTGTCACTACGGCAATGTTGAACAGGTCTAGAGCTCATTCCTCCAGCATACCAGGCAGTTCAGTCTGGCAACAAAACTCTAGCACAGAAGAAAATATTCAGGGATACTATGCCACTGAACTGTCAGACTCTGGCGCCATTGAACCCACCCTAACTACCAACCTTGTGGGAAACAAATTGACAACAGACCCTCTCCAGGGTATTTCTAGCACAAGAGAGGATGTCCATGAGTCCCACTACACCAGTACTTCAAATGCAGAACATTTAAAAGAGAAGATGCCCAAGTTGGATATACAGGGACCCACTGGATCCCCACAGCCTTACGTTACCACTGAATTGCAGCCTTCATCTTCAATAAGAATGCTTGTCAGTCATTCTTTGGCTAGTCCAGACCGTTCTGGCATCCATGCCGTTGCTTTGCGGGAATTACCACAAATCTTTAACGTTTCAATTGCCAATGGCCTTACAAGTGCAGGGCAAGATGGAAGCTCAGAGGTCATCCCATTGGTTCTGCTTGAGACAGTATCAGTGCCTTTTGATTCTCCCTCTGACAATGATGTCTTAACTTTAAGCAGCTCTTTGACTGATCAGCTGTCAGGTAAATCCTTAATATTTGCAACTCCCACATGGAATGAGCCCCCATCCTCACAATGGCCTCAGAGTCCCTCTAAAGAACAGGCTAATATTTCATTAACTACATTGGAGAGTGATACACAGGCAAACACAACTTTCAATGGCAGTATAATGAGCACTGATTTGGATGACATGGTGTCATTGAATGGGACCTTTGCCTCCACTACGGAATCTGCTTCCACGGCAACAGGGAACTTCCTGAATAGACAGGTGCCTGCGGTGACCAAGGGGCCTGGACTTCCTGGTAACCTCTCCCATGTGACTGAAGTGGACAAGCCTCATCAGAGAGCCAGCATCTGTCTCAGCAAAGTGGACATTGTTTGGATTATTTTGGCCATCAGTGTCCCCGTTTCATCCTGTT CAGTCTTATTAACAGTGTGCTGCatgaggaggaagaagaagaccTCAAACCCAGAAAACAACCTGAGCTACTGGAACAATGCAATCACGATGGATTACTTCAACAGACATGCCGTCGAGCTGCCCAGAGAAATCACATCTCTAGAAACTGCAGAG GAACCAGAGACAGAGGTAGTGTCAGCAATGGGATACTACATTTGA
- the bfsp2 gene encoding phakinin isoform X1: MPLPRRRSSFLGQQVQAPQADCPTGGSRRVSIGTSSGGYFRAPGVYVGMVPIGGASSLGTRVSRRALGISSVFMQGLRSTNPVIMTQGLERSCSPTFESLNGCLLEYMEKVRALEQVNRELEEQIRVYLDKKASSAGSWGTLRQDWDDIYRQVSDSILDNARLMLQTENVQASAEDFKDRYENEQPFRRAVEDEINSLYKVIDDAHLTKMDLESQIENMREELDALTKGHEKDVKVLFNQLAGSQLDEADAPIETSLDHILEYIRAHWEKAIERNRTETDAYLEYNQQSESVNAKLSQKEEEVESLRTECNDIGCKIQSLQAETESMRALKRGMENSLYDAKHWHDIELQNLGSVISKLEAELSEIRGEVDQQKKDYETLLSNRMKLELEIGSYHGILDGEESRYHPHKLVHGDPADSKGQPASHDSETQDPEPSTTGFSTSQK, encoded by the exons ATGCCTCTGCCAAGACGTAGGTCTTCTTTCCTTGGCCAACAGGTCCAGGCCCCCCAAGCTGATTGCCCCACTGGGGGAAGCCGGAGGGTCAGCATTGGGACAAGCAGTGGGGGCTATTTCCGGGCTCCAGGGGTCTATGTGGGGATGGTGCCCATCGGTGGAGCCAGCAGCCTGGGCACCCGGGTGTCCCGTCGAGCCCTGGGCATCAGCAGCGTTTTCATGCAGGGCCTTCGCAGCACCAACCCGGTCATCATGACTCAAGGGTTGGAGAGGAGCTGCAGCCCCACCTTTGAGAGCCTCAATGGTTGCCTGCTCGAATACATGGAGAAGGTGCGGGCTCTGGAGCAGGTGAACCGGGAGCTGGAGGAGCAGATCAGGGTCTACCTGGACAAGAAAGCTTCCAGTGCTGGCAGCTGGGGAACACTGAGGCAAGACTGGGACGACATCTACAGacaa GTGAGTGATTCAATCCTGGATAATGCTCGCCTCATGCTTCAGACAGAGAATGTTCAAGCCAGTGCAGAGGATTTTAAAGACAG ATATGAGAATGAACAGCCTTTCCGCAGAGCCGTGGAAGATGAAATTAACTCCTTGTATAAAGTGATTGATGATGCTCATTTAACTAAAATGGATCTGGAAAGTCAGATAGAGAACATGAGGGAGGAACTTGATGCTCTGACAAAGGGCCATGAAAAG GATGTGAAAGTGCTTTTTAACCAGCTTGCTGGTAGCCAGCTGGATGAAGCAGATGCTCCAATTGAGACAAGTCTGGACCATATCCTGGAATACATAAGAGCTCACTGGGAGAAAGCTATAGAACGGAACCGGACAGAAACTGATGCTTATCTGGAATATAAT CAGCAGTCTGAGAGTGTTAATGCCAAGCTGAGCCAGAAAGAGGAAGAAGTGGAGTCACTAAGGACGGAGTGCAATGATATTGGATGCAAGATTCAGAGCCTGCAAGCAGAAACAGAGTCCATGAGAGCACTG AAACGGGGGATGGAGAATTCCTTATATGATGCTAAGCACTGGCATGATATTGAACTGCAGAATTTGGGCTCTGTAATTTCTAAGCTGGAAGCAGAGCTGAGTGAAATCCGAGGAGAAGTGGATCAGCAGAAGAAAGACTATGAAACCTTGCTGAGTAACAGAATGAAACTAGAATTGGAGATCGGCTCTTACCATGGCATCTTAGATGGAGAGGAAAGCAGGTACCATCCACATAA GTTAGTCCATGGAGACCCAGCAGATAGTAAAGGCCAGCCTGCTAGCCACGATTCAGAAACACAAGACCCGGAACCTTCCACAA
- the bfsp2 gene encoding phakinin isoform X2, translating to MPLPRRRSSFLGQQVQAPQADCPTGGSRRVSIGTSSGGYFRAPGVYVGMVPIGGASSLGTRVSRRALGISSVFMQGLRSTNPVIMTQGLERSCSPTFESLNGCLLEYMEKVRALEQVNRELEEQIRVYLDKKASSAGSWGTLRQDWDDIYRQVSDSILDNARLMLQTENVQASAEDFKDRYENEQPFRRAVEDEINSLYKVIDDAHLTKMDLESQIENMREELDALTKGHEKDVKVLFNQLAGSQLDEADAPIETSLDHILEYIRAHWEKAIERNRTETDAYLEYNQQSESVNAKLSQKEEEVESLRTECNDIGCKIQSLQAETESMRALKRGMENSLYDAKHWHDIELQNLGSVISKLEAELSEIRGEVDQQKKDYETLLSNRMKLELEIGSYHGILDGEESRYHPHKLVHGDPADSKGQPASHDSETQDPEPSTSFSTSQK from the exons ATGCCTCTGCCAAGACGTAGGTCTTCTTTCCTTGGCCAACAGGTCCAGGCCCCCCAAGCTGATTGCCCCACTGGGGGAAGCCGGAGGGTCAGCATTGGGACAAGCAGTGGGGGCTATTTCCGGGCTCCAGGGGTCTATGTGGGGATGGTGCCCATCGGTGGAGCCAGCAGCCTGGGCACCCGGGTGTCCCGTCGAGCCCTGGGCATCAGCAGCGTTTTCATGCAGGGCCTTCGCAGCACCAACCCGGTCATCATGACTCAAGGGTTGGAGAGGAGCTGCAGCCCCACCTTTGAGAGCCTCAATGGTTGCCTGCTCGAATACATGGAGAAGGTGCGGGCTCTGGAGCAGGTGAACCGGGAGCTGGAGGAGCAGATCAGGGTCTACCTGGACAAGAAAGCTTCCAGTGCTGGCAGCTGGGGAACACTGAGGCAAGACTGGGACGACATCTACAGacaa GTGAGTGATTCAATCCTGGATAATGCTCGCCTCATGCTTCAGACAGAGAATGTTCAAGCCAGTGCAGAGGATTTTAAAGACAG ATATGAGAATGAACAGCCTTTCCGCAGAGCCGTGGAAGATGAAATTAACTCCTTGTATAAAGTGATTGATGATGCTCATTTAACTAAAATGGATCTGGAAAGTCAGATAGAGAACATGAGGGAGGAACTTGATGCTCTGACAAAGGGCCATGAAAAG GATGTGAAAGTGCTTTTTAACCAGCTTGCTGGTAGCCAGCTGGATGAAGCAGATGCTCCAATTGAGACAAGTCTGGACCATATCCTGGAATACATAAGAGCTCACTGGGAGAAAGCTATAGAACGGAACCGGACAGAAACTGATGCTTATCTGGAATATAAT CAGCAGTCTGAGAGTGTTAATGCCAAGCTGAGCCAGAAAGAGGAAGAAGTGGAGTCACTAAGGACGGAGTGCAATGATATTGGATGCAAGATTCAGAGCCTGCAAGCAGAAACAGAGTCCATGAGAGCACTG AAACGGGGGATGGAGAATTCCTTATATGATGCTAAGCACTGGCATGATATTGAACTGCAGAATTTGGGCTCTGTAATTTCTAAGCTGGAAGCAGAGCTGAGTGAAATCCGAGGAGAAGTGGATCAGCAGAAGAAAGACTATGAAACCTTGCTGAGTAACAGAATGAAACTAGAATTGGAGATCGGCTCTTACCATGGCATCTTAGATGGAGAGGAAAGCAGGTACCATCCACATAA GTTAGTCCATGGAGACCCAGCAGATAGTAAAGGCCAGCCTGCTAGCCACGATTCAGAAACACAAGACCCGGAACCTTCCACAA